The following coding sequences lie in one Chloroflexaceae bacterium genomic window:
- a CDS encoding aspartate aminotransferase family protein → MSIESDLIHADHEHLLHPLYHPSAHKKPIVWVEGRGAMVKDINGKEYIDGLSGLWNVNVGHGREELAEAAAAQMRQLAFYSGYAGSTNLPAIRLAEKLAELMYPSINTFFFTSGGAESTETSFKTARFYWKAVGKPEKVKFISRMKGYHGVTMAAMAATGLPSYWPMFEPRMPGIIHIESPYPYRFVNKTPEVSDGVAAANLLEEAILREGPDTVAAFIAEPIQGAGGVIPPQDDYFQRIREICDAYEVLLIADEVITGFGRTGRWFALEHYGVEPDIVQFAKGITSGYVPLGGIGVNDKIRDAIESVPPEKRWMHAFTYSGHPTACAVALANIAIIEREGLVERAAEVGAHLNAALKELEEMPIVGNVRGKGMMAAVELVADKASKEPFPASANVGVRVQQEMTARGLFTRVIGDTICIAPPLVTPVETIDRLVQIVGESIAAVTP, encoded by the coding sequence GTGTCCATTGAAAGCGATCTCATCCATGCCGATCACGAGCACCTGCTCCATCCGCTGTACCACCCCAGCGCCCACAAGAAGCCAATCGTCTGGGTCGAGGGGCGGGGGGCCATGGTCAAGGATATCAACGGCAAGGAGTACATTGACGGCCTGAGCGGTCTGTGGAACGTCAATGTGGGCCACGGGCGCGAAGAACTGGCCGAGGCCGCCGCGGCCCAGATGCGCCAGTTAGCCTTCTACTCGGGCTACGCCGGCTCGACCAACCTGCCGGCGATCCGTCTGGCCGAGAAGCTGGCCGAACTGATGTACCCCTCGATCAATACGTTCTTCTTCACCAGCGGCGGGGCCGAGAGCACCGAGACCTCGTTCAAGACGGCGCGCTTCTACTGGAAGGCCGTCGGCAAGCCTGAGAAGGTCAAGTTTATCTCGCGCATGAAGGGCTACCACGGGGTGACCATGGCCGCTATGGCCGCGACGGGCCTGCCGTCCTACTGGCCTATGTTCGAGCCGCGCATGCCCGGCATTATCCACATCGAATCGCCCTACCCCTACCGCTTCGTGAACAAAACCCCCGAGGTGAGCGACGGCGTGGCCGCGGCCAATTTGCTCGAGGAAGCCATTCTGCGCGAGGGTCCCGACACGGTTGCCGCCTTCATCGCCGAGCCGATCCAGGGGGCCGGCGGGGTCATTCCCCCGCAGGACGACTACTTCCAGCGCATTCGCGAGATCTGCGATGCCTACGAGGTGCTGCTGATCGCCGACGAGGTGATCACCGGCTTCGGGCGCACCGGGCGCTGGTTCGCCCTGGAGCACTATGGCGTCGAGCCGGACATTGTGCAGTTCGCCAAGGGGATCACCTCGGGCTACGTTCCCCTGGGAGGCATCGGGGTCAACGATAAGATCCGCGACGCGATCGAGAGCGTGCCGCCGGAGAAGCGCTGGATGCACGCCTTCACCTACTCGGGGCATCCCACGGCCTGCGCTGTGGCCCTGGCCAACATCGCCATCATCGAGCGTGAGGGGCTGGTCGAGCGGGCCGCGGAGGTCGGGGCGCACCTCAACGCCGCGCTCAAGGAACTGGAAGAAATGCCCATCGTCGGCAACGTGCGCGGCAAGGGCATGATGGCAGCAGTGGAACTGGTCGCCGATAAGGCCAGCAAGGAACCCTTCCCCGCCTCGGCCAACGTCGGCGTGCGCGTGCAGCAGGAGATGACCGCCCGCGGCTTGTTCACCCGCGTCATCGGCGATACGATCTGCATCGCCCCGCCCCTGGTCACTCCAGTGGAGACGATTGACCGCCTGGTGCAGATCGTCGGCGAGTCTATCGCCGCCGTGACGCCATAG
- a CDS encoding response regulator, producing the protein MARILVVEDEPMVRNLVMTYLHMAGFEVIAAADGIEALRLAHSEQPDLVLMDMGLPKLNGWQTTHRLRSNPETAHLPIVALTAYALDEDRQRALNVGCNAFLAKPIDFAALSETIRSLINP; encoded by the coding sequence ATGGCACGCATTCTCGTGGTAGAAGATGAACCAATGGTCCGCAATCTGGTGATGACCTACCTGCACATGGCAGGCTTCGAGGTGATTGCGGCGGCTGATGGCATCGAGGCCTTACGTCTGGCCCACAGTGAGCAACCAGATCTGGTGCTCATGGATATGGGCCTGCCGAAACTCAATGGCTGGCAGACAACCCATCGTCTGCGATCAAACCCGGAAACGGCGCATCTCCCGATTGTCGCCCTGACAGCCTATGCCCTCGACGAGGATCGCCAGCGCGCCCTCAACGTCGGCTGCAATGCGTTCCTCGCCAAGCCGATTGACTTCGCCGCTCTGTCGGAGACGATCCGGTCTCTGATCAACCCATAA
- a CDS encoding response regulator: protein MMQIRPNPLSIAPLIQRVVNSVQPLATQNRNRIVVQIADAVPVIVSDELRLQQILVNLAGNACKFTEDGTVIIEVLAQPASNGRPAQISFAIHDTGIGISPEHLKDLFRDFMQVDSSSTRKYGGTGLGLALSQRLARLLGGEISVVSAPGVGSTFTLTMPQIPEGHSQPELPAPGRHSPEASSQYHASSASDAHVETQIVLVIDDDPMIRDLLPRALARPDLHFETAAGGEEGLALATALLPDLIILDLLMPGVDGWAVLRQLKANPATAAIPVVLLTIDPEGKRGLVLGAAACLPKPVEIGQLTRMIASLLHDRTPPQRVLLVEDDGELRKYLQRVLSEQDWKIETAPDGVEALALFDQQAPDLAIVDLMLPRMDGITLISEIRARPGGDTLPVLVVTAKELAPHEHDYLTRSVENILRKGSFRGDDLLRSIRALIGYQRQKNLAG from the coding sequence ATGATGCAGATCCGACCCAATCCACTGTCCATAGCGCCCCTGATCCAGCGCGTCGTGAATTCAGTTCAGCCCCTTGCCACACAGAACCGAAACCGGATCGTCGTTCAAATAGCCGACGCGGTTCCCGTCATCGTGAGCGACGAGCTGCGCCTGCAACAGATCCTGGTCAATCTGGCCGGCAATGCCTGCAAGTTTACCGAGGACGGAACAGTGATTATTGAGGTATTAGCGCAACCCGCCAGCAATGGGCGCCCGGCGCAGATCAGCTTCGCGATCCACGACACGGGCATTGGCATCAGCCCCGAGCATCTGAAAGATCTCTTCCGCGACTTTATGCAGGTCGATTCATCTTCAACCCGCAAGTACGGCGGCACGGGGTTGGGCCTGGCCCTGAGCCAGCGCCTGGCGCGTCTCCTGGGAGGCGAGATCAGCGTCGTCAGCGCGCCGGGGGTTGGCTCTACTTTTACCCTCACCATGCCGCAGATCCCGGAGGGACACTCCCAGCCGGAACTGCCGGCGCCGGGTCGTCATTCCCCAGAGGCGTCATCTCAGTATCATGCGTCTTCAGCCAGTGATGCTCATGTGGAGACGCAGATCGTGCTGGTGATTGACGACGATCCGATGATCCGCGACCTGTTGCCTCGCGCGCTGGCTCGACCGGATCTGCACTTCGAGACGGCCGCAGGCGGCGAGGAGGGGCTTGCACTGGCAACCGCGCTGCTCCCCGATCTGATCATTCTCGACCTGTTGATGCCGGGGGTGGACGGCTGGGCCGTGCTCCGGCAGCTCAAAGCCAATCCTGCAACCGCGGCCATCCCGGTGGTGTTGCTAACGATCGACCCCGAGGGTAAGCGCGGTCTGGTGCTTGGCGCCGCCGCCTGTCTGCCCAAGCCGGTAGAGATCGGGCAATTGACCCGGATGATCGCCAGCCTCCTGCACGATAGAACTCCTCCCCAACGGGTGCTCCTGGTGGAGGATGACGGCGAGTTACGCAAGTATTTGCAACGCGTGCTCAGCGAACAGGACTGGAAGATAGAGACCGCCCCGGATGGAGTCGAGGCGCTAGCGTTGTTCGACCAGCAAGCCCCTGATCTGGCGATCGTGGATCTGATGTTACCGCGAATGGACGGAATAACCCTCATCAGCGAAATACGGGCGCGTCCTGGCGGCGACACCCTGCCAGTTCTGGTGGTGACGGCAAAGGAACTCGCCCCACACGAGCATGACTATCTGACCCGCTCAGTCGAGAACATCTTGCGCAAGGGCAGCTTCCGCGGCGATGATCTGCTGCGCAGCATTCGGGCGCTCATCGGGTATCAAAGGCAGAAAAATCTTGCCGGATAA